The following proteins are encoded in a genomic region of Phragmites australis chromosome 9, lpPhrAust1.1, whole genome shotgun sequence:
- the LOC133929773 gene encoding gibberellin 2-beta-dioxygenase 1-like — MVVPSSTPVHQETAALSSPTSHGGVAAGGGGIPTVDMSAPRGRGALSRHVSRACAEHGFFRAVNHGVRPGPAARLDAATTAFFALAPQDKQRAGPPSPLGYGCRSIGFNGDAGELEYLLLHANPAAVAHRARSIDTDDPLRFSTVVNEYVEAARQLACEILDLLGEGLGLKDPRSFSKLITDTDSDSLLRINHYPAACTIHKLDHDDQCKMKSIVRTKTGNGVNPTAGARIGFGEHTDPQILSLLRANDVNGLQVLLPNGEGKEVWVQVPADPSAFFVNVGDLLQALTNGKLVSIRHRVIASACRPRLSTIYFAAPPLHARISALPETITASAPRQYRPFTWAEYKKTMYSLRLSHSRLDLFHVVVVDDDDSNNVGDGEGEQE, encoded by the exons ATGGTGGTGCCTTCGTCGACGCCGGTGCACCAAGAAACGGCGGCGCTGTCGTCGCCGACGTCCCACGGCGGCGTCGCCGCAGGCGGTGGCGGCATACCGACAGTGGACATGTCGGCGCCGCGCGGCCGTGGCGCACTGTCGCGGCATGTGTCACGCGCGTGCGCGGAGCACGGCTTCTTCCGGGCGGTGAACCACGGCGTGCGGCCGGGCCCCGCCGCGCGTCTGGACGCCGCCACCACGGCCTTCTTCGCACTGGCGCCGCAGGACAAGCAGCGCGCCGGCCCGCCGAGCCCGCTCGGCTACGGCTGCCGCAGCATCGGCTTCAacggtgacgccggcgagctcgagtacctgctcctccacgccaaccccgccgccgtcgcgcaCAGGGCCAGGTCCATCGACACCGATGACCCCTTGCGCTTCAG TACTGTGGTGAACGAGTATGTGGAAGCAGCGAGGCAGCTTGCATGTGAGATTCTGGACCTGTTAGGAGAGGGGCTAGGGCTCAAGGACCCCAGGTCCTTCAGCAAGCTCATCACAGACACTGACAGCGACTCCCTCCTGAGGATCAACCACTACCCTGCAGCATGCACCATTCACAAGCTTGATCATGACGACCAATGCAAGATGAAGAGCATTGTGAGAACCAAGACTGGCAATGGCGTGAATCCGACAGCAGGTGCACGGATCGGGTTCGGTGAGCACACTGACCCGCAGATCCTCAGCTTGCTCCGAGCAAACGACGTCAATGGTCTGCAGGTGCTTCTGCCCAACGGCGAAGGCAAGGAAGTGTGGGTTCAGGTGCCGGCTGACCCCTCAGCTTTTTTTGTCAATGTTGGTGACCTCCTCCAG GCTCTGACGAACGGGAAGCTGGTAAGCATCCGGCACAGGGTAATTGCAAGTGCCTGCAGGCCAAGACTGTCCACAATCTACTTTGCAGCTCCACCACTGCATGCACGAATCTCGGCGCTCCCGGAGACGATCACAGCCAGCGCACCACGCCAGTACCGGCCCTTCACCTGGGCTGAGTACAAGAAGACAATGTACTCGCTCCGCCTGAGCCACAGCCGCCTCGATCTCTtccacgtcgtcgtcgtcgacgacgacgacagcAACAACGTCGGCGATGGCGAAGGAGAACAAGAATAG